Proteins encoded in a region of the Paenibacillus pedocola genome:
- a CDS encoding L-fucose isomerase, which produces MATNYPKIGIRPTIDGRRRGVRESLEVQTMGMAQRVAEFLEEKLFYPDGSQVECVIADSTIGGVKEAAAAAQKFASENVGVSITVTPCWCYGSETMDMDATIPHAVWGFNGTERPGAVYLAAVLSAYAQKGIPAFGIYGEDVQDSGSEEIPADVQAKLLQFAKSALAVALMKGKSYLSMGSVSMGIAGSIVNEQFFQDYLGMRNEYVDMSEFVRRFEEEIYDQAEFEHALAWVKENCRIGADNNPPELQISDGEKEKQWETCVKMTLIARDLMVGNPKLAELGFEEEANGHNALVGGFQGQRHWTDHFPNGDFMETLLNSSFDWNGRRAPYIVATENDSLNGVTMLFNYLLTNTAQIFADVRTYWSPAAVERVTGYTLEGDAANGLLHLINSGSAALDGTGEQSIDGKPAIKPFWEITDEEADSCIAQTRFRAASQEYFRGGGFSTDYLTKGGMPVTMARLNLVKGLGPVLQLVEGFTVELPEAVHKTLDERTDPTWPTTWFAPKLTNQGSFKSVYDVMNNWGANHGAISYGHIGADLITLASILRIPVSMHNVEESRIFRPRVWSLFGTEDLESADYRACRNFGPLY; this is translated from the coding sequence GTGGCAACAAATTATCCGAAGATTGGTATCCGGCCCACCATTGATGGCAGAAGACGCGGTGTCCGCGAATCGCTGGAGGTCCAAACGATGGGCATGGCGCAGCGTGTGGCTGAATTTCTGGAAGAAAAGCTTTTTTATCCGGATGGTTCTCAGGTAGAGTGTGTTATCGCTGATTCTACAATCGGCGGTGTTAAGGAAGCCGCGGCTGCCGCACAGAAGTTTGCAAGTGAGAATGTTGGAGTGTCTATTACTGTAACCCCGTGCTGGTGTTATGGTTCGGAAACCATGGATATGGATGCCACTATTCCTCATGCAGTATGGGGGTTTAATGGAACGGAGCGTCCGGGTGCGGTATATCTGGCTGCGGTATTGTCTGCCTATGCACAAAAAGGAATTCCGGCTTTCGGGATATACGGTGAGGATGTTCAGGATTCCGGCAGCGAAGAGATACCGGCGGATGTGCAGGCCAAGCTGCTGCAGTTTGCCAAATCTGCTCTGGCGGTAGCGTTGATGAAGGGGAAATCCTATTTGTCGATGGGCTCCGTCTCCATGGGGATCGCGGGTTCGATAGTTAACGAGCAGTTTTTCCAGGATTATCTCGGCATGCGCAATGAGTATGTGGATATGTCTGAATTTGTCCGCCGGTTTGAGGAAGAAATCTATGATCAAGCAGAGTTTGAGCACGCACTGGCCTGGGTCAAGGAGAATTGCCGGATCGGAGCAGATAATAACCCGCCGGAGCTGCAAATCAGCGATGGGGAAAAGGAAAAGCAATGGGAGACATGTGTGAAAATGACCCTCATTGCGCGCGACCTCATGGTCGGTAATCCTAAGCTGGCTGAGCTTGGCTTCGAGGAAGAGGCGAACGGGCATAATGCACTTGTCGGCGGCTTCCAGGGCCAGCGGCATTGGACGGATCATTTTCCGAACGGGGATTTCATGGAGACCCTGCTGAACTCTTCCTTTGACTGGAACGGCAGACGTGCACCGTACATTGTGGCAACTGAAAATGACAGCTTGAATGGCGTAACCATGCTGTTCAATTATCTGCTCACGAATACCGCGCAAATCTTCGCCGATGTCCGCACGTACTGGAGCCCTGCCGCTGTAGAGCGTGTAACCGGATATACGCTGGAGGGAGACGCGGCAAACGGCCTATTGCATCTGATTAACTCCGGCTCCGCGGCGCTGGATGGAACAGGTGAGCAGAGTATTGATGGAAAGCCGGCGATTAAGCCTTTCTGGGAGATTACGGATGAAGAAGCGGATAGCTGTATCGCACAGACCCGTTTCCGCGCTGCATCGCAGGAATATTTCCGGGGGGGAGGCTTCTCTACAGATTATCTGACAAAAGGCGGAATGCCTGTTACAATGGCCCGTCTCAACTTGGTTAAGGGACTCGGTCCTGTACTTCAGCTTGTAGAGGGTTTCACCGTGGAATTACCCGAAGCTGTTCATAAGACGCTGGATGAACGGACTGATCCGACATGGCCAACAACCTGGTTTGCGCCGAAGCTGACGAATCAGGGCTCATTTAAATCTGTTTACGATGTCATGAACAATTGGGGAGCCAACCATGGAGCCATAAGCTACGGGCATATCGGCGCAGATCTGATCACGCTTGCATCTATTCTGCGGATTCCAGTCAGTATGCACAATGTGGAAGAGTCACGTATTTTCAGACCGCGGGTATGGTCATTATTCGGTACAGAGGATCTGGAGAGTGCGGATTACAGAGCCTGCCGGAACTTCGGGCCGCTGTATTAA
- a CDS encoding AraC family transcriptional regulator gives MLCLEFAIPPLPQFVTVGHAVWSPGDRHFARTFAVYDLLLVKRGTLYMTEQDKEYEIGPGKLLVLEAGLPHAGHRACAEDTEIYWVHFIHTCKPAYIRREDIPWPSLLAKGTVEDEEPSAQQRLYMPKFADVDVEALEPILHEMNEIHSRLNAENALRLHLLLAGLMAALQAECARTALPEPAVRLARAAASYLNVHWRQPFNLAGLEEELHFQADYITRCMKQHIGTTPLQYVLHLRLEEAKKLLGGTVLGISEIAERVGIQDPNYLTRLFRARFGVTPGVYRRRLRQRDESAAGPERFKD, from the coding sequence GTGCTGTGCCTGGAATTCGCCATCCCGCCGCTGCCGCAGTTCGTCACGGTGGGACATGCCGTCTGGTCGCCGGGAGACCGGCATTTTGCCCGCACCTTCGCAGTGTACGATCTGCTGCTGGTCAAGCGGGGAACACTCTATATGACAGAACAAGATAAGGAATATGAGATTGGTCCGGGTAAGCTGCTTGTGCTGGAGGCGGGGCTGCCGCATGCCGGGCATAGAGCTTGTGCAGAGGATACAGAGATTTACTGGGTGCACTTCATCCACACTTGTAAGCCGGCTTATATCCGGCGGGAGGATATTCCCTGGCCGTCGCTGCTGGCCAAAGGTACGGTAGAGGATGAGGAGCCTTCGGCACAGCAGCGCCTGTACATGCCGAAGTTCGCCGATGTCGATGTAGAGGCACTGGAGCCGATTCTGCATGAGATGAACGAGATTCACAGCCGGCTGAACGCAGAAAATGCACTCCGGCTCCATCTGCTGCTGGCCGGACTGATGGCGGCATTGCAGGCGGAATGCGCGCGGACTGCCCTGCCGGAGCCGGCGGTCAGGCTTGCCCGGGCAGCAGCAAGCTATCTGAACGTTCACTGGAGGCAGCCGTTTAATCTTGCCGGGCTCGAGGAGGAGCTGCATTTCCAGGCAGATTATATTACGAGATGCATGAAACAGCATATCGGCACAACACCGCTGCAGTACGTGCTGCACCTGCGCCTGGAAGAAGCCAAAAAACTGCTGGGCGGTACGGTGCTGGGCATTTCCGAAATTGCCGAACGGGTAGGCATTCAAGATCCCAACTACTTGACGCGTCTGTTCCGTGCAAGGTTTGGGGTAACCCCCGGAGTGTACCGGCGGCGGCTTCGTCAGAGAGATGAGTCCGCTGCCGGTCCGGAGAGGTTCAAGGATTGA
- a CDS encoding rhamnulokinase — MSDAINLLAMDLGASSGRVMLGVYDGESIHLEEIHRFANQPVQAGGHLYWDVLRIFHEMKQGIRKAAKAQGALTALSVDTWGVDYGYIDSQGQLLYSPHHYRDQRTAASAGILESLLPPEDQFRLTGNQSARINTVYQLFADLRISPWLRETADKMLMMPDLFHYLFSGVGVAEQTIWSTSGLLAAGEAGPSQEVLNRLGLPVELIPARVQAGTVIGSVLPALQEELGIGPLKVIAGASHDTASAVASIPYISKPDAAFISCGTWSLVGMESERPVITELAREYGFTNESCYGGSNRLLKNITGLWILQETQRGWADAGEPVSHQEAALLAQSVHRTAYAAPVINPNDVLFSTPGDMPGRIEAYCTRTGQTPPQTKAEIILTILNSLAFSYAETIKELEALSGQIIRRIHMVGGGIQNVLLCQLTADATGKEIVAGPVEASAIGNIAVQLTALGAVHTSEVRELVARSCTLSSYYPAL, encoded by the coding sequence ATGAGCGATGCTATAAATTTGCTGGCGATGGATCTGGGGGCAAGCTCCGGCAGGGTTATGCTGGGCGTGTATGACGGTGAGAGTATTCACCTGGAAGAAATTCACCGTTTCGCTAATCAGCCGGTGCAGGCGGGCGGACATCTATACTGGGATGTTCTGAGGATTTTTCACGAAATGAAGCAGGGCATACGGAAAGCCGCTAAGGCTCAGGGTGCATTGACGGCTTTAAGCGTAGATACATGGGGGGTCGATTACGGCTACATTGACAGCCAAGGACAGCTGCTGTATTCGCCGCACCATTACAGGGATCAGAGAACAGCTGCCAGTGCGGGCATCCTTGAGTCCCTATTGCCGCCGGAAGATCAGTTTCGGTTAACAGGCAACCAATCAGCCAGAATCAATACAGTATATCAGCTGTTTGCCGATCTGCGAATCAGCCCTTGGCTAAGAGAGACTGCGGACAAAATGCTGATGATGCCTGACTTGTTCCATTACCTGTTCTCGGGTGTTGGTGTGGCGGAGCAGACGATTTGGAGTACAAGCGGCCTGCTGGCCGCAGGGGAAGCTGGACCTTCCCAGGAGGTACTGAACAGGCTGGGTCTCCCGGTTGAACTGATTCCTGCACGGGTTCAGGCTGGCACGGTCATCGGCTCTGTACTGCCTGCCCTGCAGGAAGAGCTTGGCATAGGTCCGCTCAAGGTGATAGCCGGAGCTTCACATGACACGGCTTCTGCGGTGGCCTCAATCCCCTATATATCCAAACCGGATGCCGCGTTTATCAGCTGTGGAACATGGTCCCTGGTGGGAATGGAGAGTGAGCGGCCGGTAATTACGGAGCTGGCCCGTGAATACGGGTTTACCAATGAAAGCTGCTATGGGGGCAGCAATCGTCTGCTGAAGAATATTACAGGGCTGTGGATTTTGCAGGAAACGCAGCGGGGCTGGGCAGATGCGGGTGAACCGGTGTCTCATCAGGAGGCTGCCCTGCTTGCACAGAGTGTTCATAGGACAGCGTATGCTGCACCGGTTATTAATCCGAATGATGTGCTCTTCAGTACACCTGGCGATATGCCGGGACGGATAGAGGCGTATTGTACCCGGACCGGGCAGACACCGCCGCAGACAAAGGCAGAGATCATTCTAACGATTCTGAACAGTCTGGCCTTCTCATACGCAGAGACGATTAAGGAGCTGGAAGCGCTAAGCGGACAGATCATCCGGAGAATTCATATGGTTGGCGGAGGGATCCAGAATGTTCTTCTATGCCAGCTTACGGCAGACGCTACCGGCAAGGAAATTGTCGCTGGACCTGTAGAAGCGAGTGCGATCGGGAATATTGCGGTTCAATTAACGGCCTTGGGAGCAGTTCATACCTCTGAGGTCAGAGAACTTGTGGCACGCTCCTGTACGCTTTCCAGTTATTATCCGGCTTTATAA
- a CDS encoding AraC family transcriptional regulator, whose amino-acid sequence MTTKLFARDIGLEPGFTFRIQKCPLTHDYYVHSHDFSELVVILSGNAVHIIEGREYPVSAGQVFLIHSNVSHGYKNVDGIEYVNVMFQPEQLLQQSELRLMPGFQALFYIEPFYRKEMYFKGMLTLDAGQLQEATRLLDCILGEHDHQQEGYRLMIRTYFTALVGMLSRYYQNSSGREDNKALRIGETVTYIEEHFLQPITLQSMADMAYMSTRQFLRVFTRNYQTTPMDYVIRKRLDYSCTLLRSPDLSISQVAMDSGFHDQNYYSRQFRKVFHCTPSEYREKIRDSGQASPVNP is encoded by the coding sequence ATGACAACCAAACTTTTTGCGCGGGACATCGGACTTGAACCCGGCTTCACCTTCAGAATCCAGAAATGTCCGCTGACCCATGACTACTATGTCCATAGCCATGACTTCTCCGAGCTCGTCGTCATTTTGTCAGGAAACGCGGTACATATTATCGAAGGGAGGGAGTATCCGGTTAGCGCCGGCCAGGTTTTTCTAATCCACAGCAATGTTTCCCACGGTTACAAGAATGTCGACGGCATCGAATATGTTAACGTGATGTTCCAGCCCGAGCAGCTGCTGCAGCAGTCCGAGCTCAGGCTGATGCCGGGTTTTCAGGCGCTGTTCTATATCGAGCCCTTCTACCGGAAGGAGATGTACTTCAAAGGCATGCTCACCCTTGATGCCGGACAGCTCCAGGAGGCTACACGGCTGCTGGATTGTATTCTGGGTGAGCATGACCATCAGCAGGAAGGGTATCGGCTTATGATCCGTACCTATTTCACCGCACTCGTAGGCATGCTGTCACGGTATTATCAGAACAGCAGCGGACGCGAGGATAACAAGGCGCTGCGGATCGGTGAGACGGTTACCTATATCGAGGAGCATTTTCTGCAGCCGATTACCCTGCAATCCATGGCAGATATGGCCTACATGTCAACCCGCCAGTTCCTGAGAGTCTTCACCCGCAACTATCAGACCACCCCTATGGATTATGTCATCCGCAAGCGGCTGGATTATTCCTGCACGCTGCTGCGGAGCCCCGACCTCTCCATATCCCAAGTGGCCATGGACAGCGGCTTCCACGACCAGAACTATTACTCCCGCCAGTTCCGCAAAGTATTTCACTGCACGCCCAGCGAATACCGCGAGAAAATACGGGATTCAGGGCAAGCATCCCCCGTCAATCCTTGA
- a CDS encoding DUF459 domain-containing protein → MLHLFTDKITDKVIKDSADLRILFLGDSITADGLYIHLAGEWLRKHRPDLAVELDARGVPSETASGLSEAAHPFPRPCVHERLAKELAEASPGVVVACYGMNDGIYHPFSEARFSAYRAGMLRLSAQIREAGAKVVLMTPPPFDAESMNGQLLPAEASGFSYLAPYRDYDRVLERYTDWLLSGSCPADGIIDLRTPLLEHIRQERSLNASYTYGDGIHPDASGHRVMAQTLLRELFHAEPGTWPDEKDSRRMLQDNED, encoded by the coding sequence ATGCTGCATTTATTTACTGATAAGATAACTGATAAGGTAATAAAAGATTCTGCGGATCTCCGGATTCTGTTTCTCGGGGACAGCATTACAGCTGACGGCCTCTATATCCATCTGGCCGGGGAATGGCTGAGGAAGCACCGTCCGGATCTGGCCGTGGAACTGGATGCACGCGGTGTCCCCAGCGAGACGGCCTCGGGCCTCAGCGAAGCGGCTCATCCGTTCCCGCGGCCCTGTGTACATGAACGTCTGGCAAAAGAACTCGCGGAAGCATCTCCCGGTGTGGTCGTAGCGTGCTATGGCATGAATGACGGGATCTACCATCCCTTCTCTGAAGCACGGTTCTCCGCCTATAGGGCAGGAATGCTGCGGCTGAGTGCACAGATCCGTGAAGCCGGGGCCAAGGTCGTACTGATGACCCCGCCGCCGTTCGACGCCGAATCAATGAACGGCCAGCTTCTGCCTGCGGAGGCGTCCGGTTTCAGCTATCTGGCGCCCTACAGGGATTATGACCGTGTACTTGAGCGTTATACGGACTGGCTGTTATCGGGGAGCTGCCCCGCCGACGGCATCATCGATCTGCGCACTCCGCTGCTGGAGCATATCCGGCAGGAACGCTCGCTTAACGCCTCGTATACCTACGGTGACGGTATCCATCCGGATGCATCGGGTCACAGGGTGATGGCGCAGACACTTCTGCGGGAGCTGTTCCATGCAGAGCCGGGTACATGGCCAGATGAGAAAGACTCCCGGAGGATGTTACAGGATAACGAGGATTGA
- a CDS encoding AAA family ATPase, producing MIIWINGAFGSGKTQTAVELNRRIENSFIFDPENAGEYISQNVPTGMLKNDFQDYPLWREINYAMLKHIDSEYNGTIIVPMTIVEAAYFRELTGRLQNEEITVHHFTLCASRKTLLKRLRSRGEREDSWAAQQIDRCLSGLQQALFQRHLDTEALSVEEVSEAVLSSLGWPQST from the coding sequence TTGATTATTTGGATAAATGGAGCTTTTGGTTCCGGAAAGACACAAACTGCTGTAGAGCTGAACCGTAGAATAGAAAATTCCTTTATATTTGATCCTGAGAATGCTGGGGAATATATTAGTCAAAATGTACCGACAGGTATGCTCAAAAATGATTTTCAGGATTATCCGCTTTGGCGTGAAATCAATTATGCGATGTTAAAGCACATTGATTCTGAATATAACGGCACGATTATCGTACCCATGACGATTGTAGAAGCAGCTTATTTTAGGGAATTGACAGGCAGGCTGCAAAATGAAGAAATTACAGTTCATCATTTCACCTTATGTGCTTCCCGGAAGACCCTGTTAAAGCGGCTTAGGAGCCGTGGCGAGAGAGAGGACTCTTGGGCTGCGCAGCAGATCGACAGATGCCTTAGCGGGCTACAACAGGCGTTATTCCAGCGGCATCTAGATACGGAGGCATTAAGCGTAGAAGAGGTCTCTGAGGCCGTTTTGTCTTCTTTAGGATGGCCTCAGAGTACATAG
- a CDS encoding class II aldolase/adducin family protein, which produces MNHTEEELRLQICDIGRNLFNKDFIAANDGNISARLSETEILTSPTGVSKGYLKPHMLVKVNLQGEILEAAEGYRPSTEVKMHLKIYNELPEMKGVVHAHPPYATAFAIKGESLDKMMMPESVIAMGDIPLAEYGTPSTEEIPDSLIPFLGKKTAVLLESHGALTWGKDVMSAYLNMERLEYTAKLTFITRMINGERELPQNRIDELVALRSFYGM; this is translated from the coding sequence ATGAATCATACTGAAGAGGAATTGCGGCTGCAAATTTGTGATATAGGCAGAAATCTGTTTAACAAGGATTTTATAGCCGCTAATGACGGCAACATTTCTGCGCGCCTATCGGAAACAGAGATTCTTACTTCACCGACCGGAGTCAGCAAAGGGTATCTAAAGCCGCATATGCTCGTAAAGGTTAATCTGCAGGGGGAGATTCTTGAAGCTGCGGAAGGCTACCGTCCGTCTACTGAAGTAAAAATGCACCTTAAGATTTATAATGAGCTGCCTGAGATGAAAGGCGTAGTTCATGCGCATCCTCCTTATGCAACTGCCTTTGCCATCAAAGGCGAGAGCCTGGACAAGATGATGATGCCTGAGTCTGTGATTGCCATGGGGGATATTCCACTGGCAGAGTACGGGACACCTTCAACGGAAGAAATCCCGGATTCGCTGATCCCTTTTCTGGGCAAGAAAACAGCAGTCCTTCTGGAGAGTCACGGTGCATTGACCTGGGGCAAGGATGTAATGAGCGCCTACCTGAACATGGAAAGGCTCGAATATACAGCTAAGCTGACGTTTATTACACGAATGATTAACGGTGAACGGGAATTGCCCCAGAACCGTATTGATGAGCTTGTTGCTTTAAGATCATTTTATGGAATGTAG
- a CDS encoding beta-galactosidase trimerization domain-containing protein, which yields MRFRQVHLDFHTSEAIPGIGQEFSKANFQAMLRTGHVDSITVFSKCHHGWAYHPSEANEMHPHLSFDLLGEMIAAAHEIGVRTPVYLSAGLDEKLARRHPEWLIRDAEDRTRWVKDFMTPGYHEFCLGTPYLDILLAQIHEVVSRYDADGIFLDIVGARKCRCQYCVAALRAAGQDPRDETSVVALGEATYLNYARRVRETIDAVKPGLPVYHNNGHQQRGRRDLVHVNSHLELESLPTGGWGYDHFPLSARYAQPLGMEFLGMTGKFHTSWGEFGGYKHPNALRFEAALSLAHGAKCSIGDQLHPSGRMDEATYALIGAAYAEVEAKEPWCSGVESVADIAVLSLEAAREACPGGHELKGQRNLADAGVVRMLTEGHYLFDIVDMSSDFTAYKVLILPDEVPVWPELAGAIETFTAGGGKVLATGRSGLNMAGDAFALNLGINWLGVNPYRPSYFRPHFTPGALLPASYVMYSEGQLVELKGGHSLGHLENPYFNRDVFTFCSHQHTPGTREDKGPGMVESEDGIYIAWEVFSDYADGGHLILKEMVLHALSRLLPQPALSTSLPARGITTLQYQQAERRYVNHLLYAAPVLKGRIEVIEDIVPLRDISVSLRLPTAAPVHRVYLAPSMTALPFTAGQEGELSYTVPYLENHQMAVIELA from the coding sequence ATGCGTTTTCGTCAGGTTCATCTCGACTTCCATACTTCCGAAGCTATTCCCGGCATAGGACAGGAATTCTCCAAAGCCAATTTTCAAGCTATGCTGCGTACCGGGCATGTAGATTCAATCACTGTGTTCTCCAAATGCCATCACGGCTGGGCTTACCATCCCAGTGAAGCCAATGAAATGCATCCGCATCTCTCCTTTGACCTGCTGGGGGAAATGATCGCGGCGGCTCACGAGATCGGGGTCCGGACACCGGTATATTTGTCGGCTGGTCTTGATGAGAAGCTGGCGCGCCGCCATCCCGAGTGGCTGATCCGTGATGCAGAGGACCGGACCCGCTGGGTGAAGGACTTTATGACGCCGGGTTACCACGAGTTTTGCCTGGGCACACCTTATCTGGACATTTTACTGGCGCAAATCCATGAAGTCGTCTCCCGGTACGATGCAGACGGCATCTTTCTCGACATCGTCGGCGCCCGTAAATGCCGCTGCCAGTATTGTGTAGCCGCACTGCGGGCAGCCGGCCAGGACCCCCGCGACGAAACATCCGTAGTTGCCTTGGGGGAAGCGACTTATCTGAACTATGCGCGCCGCGTAAGGGAGACTATCGACGCCGTGAAGCCCGGTCTTCCGGTCTATCACAACAACGGTCATCAGCAGCGGGGCCGCCGTGATCTTGTCCATGTCAACAGCCATCTTGAACTGGAATCGCTCCCGACCGGAGGCTGGGGCTATGACCATTTCCCGCTGTCGGCACGGTACGCCCAGCCGCTGGGCATGGAATTTCTCGGCATGACCGGCAAATTCCATACGTCGTGGGGCGAATTCGGAGGCTACAAGCATCCGAACGCACTGCGGTTTGAGGCCGCACTCAGTCTCGCCCACGGCGCCAAATGCTCCATCGGCGACCAGCTTCACCCTTCAGGCCGGATGGACGAAGCAACCTACGCCTTGATCGGCGCTGCCTACGCCGAGGTAGAAGCGAAGGAGCCTTGGTGCAGCGGGGTAGAATCAGTTGCCGACATCGCGGTCCTGTCCCTGGAAGCGGCGCGTGAGGCCTGTCCCGGCGGTCACGAACTGAAGGGGCAGCGCAATCTGGCCGATGCCGGTGTCGTGCGCATGCTGACTGAAGGCCACTACCTGTTCGACATCGTGGATATGTCCAGTGATTTCACCGCCTACAAGGTGCTGATTCTGCCGGACGAGGTGCCGGTATGGCCGGAACTGGCCGGCGCCATAGAAACCTTTACGGCAGGAGGCGGCAAGGTGCTGGCCACAGGGCGTTCGGGTCTAAACATGGCCGGGGATGCTTTTGCGCTAAACCTCGGAATCAACTGGCTGGGAGTTAATCCGTACCGGCCATCTTATTTCCGTCCGCATTTCACTCCCGGTGCCCTGCTGCCCGCTTCCTATGTGATGTACAGCGAGGGCCAGCTAGTGGAACTTAAAGGCGGTCATTCACTGGGCCACTTGGAGAATCCGTATTTCAACCGTGATGTCTTCACCTTTTGTTCGCATCAGCACACCCCCGGTACCAGAGAAGACAAGGGTCCAGGCATGGTCGAGAGTGAAGACGGAATCTATATTGCCTGGGAGGTGTTCAGCGATTATGCGGATGGCGGACATCTCATCCTGAAAGAGATGGTGCTCCACGCCCTTTCCCGGCTGCTTCCGCAGCCAGCCCTGAGTACCAGTCTGCCGGCCCGGGGAATAACGACCCTGCAGTACCAGCAGGCAGAGCGGCGCTATGTGAACCATCTGCTCTATGCCGCTCCCGTACTCAAAGGCCGCATTGAAGTCATTGAAGACATCGTGCCGCTGCGGGACATTTCCGTCAGTCTGCGTCTCCCCACCGCTGCCCCCGTCCATCGAGTCTATCTTGCCCCGTCAATGACAGCGCTGCCGTTTACGGCCGGCCAGGAGGGTGAACTCTCGTATACGGTTCCCTACCTGGAGAATCACCAGATGGCAGTGATAGAGCTGGCGTAG
- a CDS encoding DeoR/GlpR family DNA-binding transcription regulator, giving the protein MKAFERRDLIINELYRHKKVHVADLAQKFQVSEETIRRDLDKLDKEGLAKKNYGGAILNAHTNEDPSYASRHQINLEAKGIIAANVLDLINDGDSLMTDTSTTAFEALRKITEAKQNLTIITNSLAVLSEFQHSGHKLISTGGTLGPETSSFVGPTASQSIQKYNVDVALFSCKALSMTGGLSDSNEEESELKILMQKQASKVVLLVDHSKFDRIAFIKLFSFDKVDYIVTDQKPSEEWIAFLNTYQVSVLYSSEM; this is encoded by the coding sequence ATGAAGGCATTTGAACGGCGGGACCTCATTATTAACGAGCTTTATAGACATAAAAAAGTGCATGTCGCTGACCTCGCCCAAAAATTCCAGGTATCCGAAGAGACGATCCGGCGCGATCTAGACAAACTCGATAAAGAAGGACTGGCCAAAAAGAATTACGGCGGCGCCATTTTGAATGCGCATACCAATGAAGATCCTTCCTATGCAAGCAGACACCAGATTAATCTTGAAGCTAAAGGCATTATTGCCGCCAATGTACTGGACTTGATTAATGACGGGGACAGTCTGATGACCGATACCAGTACAACAGCTTTTGAAGCCTTACGTAAAATTACCGAAGCCAAACAGAATCTAACGATAATCACCAACTCATTGGCTGTGTTGTCCGAGTTCCAGCATTCCGGTCACAAGCTCATCTCCACCGGCGGTACTTTAGGTCCTGAAACCAGCTCCTTCGTTGGCCCCACAGCTTCCCAGTCCATACAAAAGTACAATGTGGATGTAGCTCTATTCAGCTGTAAAGCGCTGTCTATGACCGGAGGCCTCAGTGATTCCAACGAAGAAGAGAGCGAACTAAAAATTCTAATGCAAAAGCAGGCCAGTAAGGTCGTGCTGCTCGTAGACCATTCCAAATTTGACCGTATCGCCTTCATTAAGCTCTTCAGCTTTGATAAGGTCGATTACATTGTGACCGATCAGAAGCCTTCGGAAGAATGGATCGCTTTTCTGAATACCTATCAGGTATCCGTTCTCTACAGTTCTGAGATGTAA
- the fucU gene encoding L-fucose mutarotase, whose product MLKKIPKLLSPELILVLMEMGHGDELVLADANYPGHALHSRVLRYDGIGIPRLLDAILELLPLDHYAAHQAAFMAVVEGDNTVPVIWSTYEDIIAKHDEAATIEYEERFAFYNRSRQSYAIVITGEEALYGNIIIKKGVIKPEDNN is encoded by the coding sequence ATGCTGAAGAAAATACCGAAGCTCCTGTCCCCCGAACTGATTCTTGTACTGATGGAGATGGGCCATGGGGATGAGCTTGTGCTGGCAGACGCCAATTACCCGGGGCATGCACTGCATTCCAGAGTGTTGAGATACGATGGCATCGGGATTCCCCGGCTGCTGGATGCGATCCTTGAACTGCTTCCCCTGGATCATTATGCGGCGCACCAGGCGGCGTTCATGGCTGTGGTTGAAGGTGACAACACGGTACCGGTGATCTGGTCTACCTATGAAGACATTATCGCCAAACATGATGAGGCGGCAACCATCGAATACGAGGAACGCTTTGCGTTCTATAACCGCTCCAGGCAGAGTTATGCCATTGTAATTACGGGTGAAGAGGCGTTATACGGAAATATAATCATCAAAAAGGGTGTTATAAAACCGGAGGATAACAACTGA